Proteins found in one Acomys russatus chromosome 31, mAcoRus1.1, whole genome shotgun sequence genomic segment:
- the Mknk2 gene encoding MAP kinase-interacting serine/threonine-protein kinase 2 isoform X1 — MVQKRAAELQGFHRSFKGQNPFELAFSLDPAQHGDADFSPQCEARPDMPSSQPIDIPDAKKRGRKKKRCRATDSFSGRFEDVYQLQEDVLGEGAHARVQTCVNLITNQEYAVKIIEKQLGHIRSRVFREVEMLYQCQGHRNVLELIEFFEEEDRFYLVFEKMRGGSILSHIHRRRHFNELEASVVVQDVASALDFLHNKGIAHRDLKPENILCEHPNQVSPVKICDFDLGSGIKLNGDCSPISTPELLTPVRACGSAEYMAPEVVEAFSEEASIYDKRCDLWSLGVILYILLSGYPPFVGHCGSDCGWDRGEACPACQNMLFESIQEGKYEFPDKDWAHISLAAKDLISKLLVRDAKQRLSAAQVLQHPWVQGCAPENTLPTPLVLQRNSCAKDLTSFAAEAIAMNRQLAQCEEDAGQDQPVVIRATSRCLQLSPPSQSKLAQRRQRASLSANPVVLVGDRA, encoded by the exons ATGGTGCAGAAGAGAGCAGCCGAACTTCAGGGCTTCCACCGTTCGTTCAAG GGGCAGAATCCTTTCGAGCTGGCCTTCTCCTTAGACCCAGCCCAGCACGGGGACGCTGACTTCAGCCCACAGTGTGAGGCTCGGCCTG ACATGCCCTCCAGCCAACCCATCGACATCCCGGATGCCAAGAAGAGAGGCCGGAAAAAGAAGCGCTGTCGGGCTACAGACAGCTTCTCAGGCAGGTTTGAAG ATGTCTACCAGCTGCAGGAGGATGTGCTGGGGGAAGGTGCCCATGCCCGCGTGCAGACCTGTGTCAATCTGATCACCAACCAGGAGTATGCTGTCAAG ATCATTGAGAAGCAGCTGGGCCACATCCGCAGTAGGGTGTTCCGGGAGGTGGAGATGCTGTACCAGTGCCAGGGGCACAG GAATGTTCTAGAGCTGATTGAGTTCTTTGAGGAGGAGGACCGCTTCTACCTGGTGTTTGAGAAGATGCGTGGAG GGTCCATCCTGAGCCACATCCACAGAAGGCGCCACTTTAACGAGCTGGAGGCCAGCGTGGTGGTGCAGGACGTGGCCAGTGCTCTGGACTTCCTGCATAACAAAG GCATCGCCCACAGGGACCTGAAGCCAGAGAACATTCTGTGTGAGCACCCCAATCAG GTCTCGCCGGTGAAGATCTGCGATTTTGACCTTGGCAGTGGCATCAAACTCAACGGAGACTGTTCGCCCATCTCCACCCCAGAGCTTCTCACCCCGGTGAGGGCA TGTGGGTCAGCCGAGTACATGGCCCCAGAGGTGGTGGAGGCCTTCAGTGAGGAGGCCAGCATCTACGACAAGCGCTGCGACCTGTGGAGCCTGGGCGTCATCCTCTACATCTTGCTCAGCGGCTACCCGCCCTTCGTGGGCCACTGTGGCAGCGACTGTGGCTGGGACCGTGGGGAGGCCTGCCCTGCCTGCCAG aacatGCTGTTCGAGAGCATCCAGGAGGGGAAGTATGAGTTCCCCGACAAGGACTGGGCCCACATCTCCCTCGCTGCCAAAGACCTCATCTCCAAGCTGCTGGTCCGAGATGCCAAGCAGCGGCTGAGTGCTGCCCAAGTCCTGCAGCACCCCTGGGTGCAGGGG TGCGCCCCAGAGAACACCCTGCCGACACCCTTGGTTCTGCAGAG GAACAGCTGTGCCAAAGACCTCACGTCCTTCGCGGCTGAGGCCATTGCCATGAACCGGCAGCTGGCCCAGTGCGAGGAGGACGCTGGGCAGGACCAGCCCGTGGTCATACGAGCTACCTCACGCTGCCTGCAGTTGTCCCCACCCTCCCAGTCCAAGCTGGCCCAGCGGCGCCAGAGGGCTAGCTTGTCAGCCAACCCTGTGGTCCTTGTGGGGGATCGCGCATGA
- the Mknk2 gene encoding MAP kinase-interacting serine/threonine-protein kinase 2 isoform X2, with amino-acid sequence MVQKRAAELQGFHRSFKGQNPFELAFSLDPAQHGDADFSPQCEARPDMPSSQPIDIPDAKKRGRKKKRCRATDSFSGRFEDVYQLQEDVLGEGAHARVQTCVNLITNQEYAVKIIEKQLGHIRSRVFREVEMLYQCQGHRNVLELIEFFEEEDRFYLVFEKMRGGSILSHIHRRRHFNELEASVVVQDVASALDFLHNKGIAHRDLKPENILCEHPNQVSPVKICDFDLGSGIKLNGDCSPISTPELLTPCGSAEYMAPEVVEAFSEEASIYDKRCDLWSLGVILYILLSGYPPFVGHCGSDCGWDRGEACPACQNMLFESIQEGKYEFPDKDWAHISLAAKDLISKLLVRDAKQRLSAAQVLQHPWVQGCAPENTLPTPLVLQRNSCAKDLTSFAAEAIAMNRQLAQCEEDAGQDQPVVIRATSRCLQLSPPSQSKLAQRRQRASLSANPVVLVGDRA; translated from the exons ATGGTGCAGAAGAGAGCAGCCGAACTTCAGGGCTTCCACCGTTCGTTCAAG GGGCAGAATCCTTTCGAGCTGGCCTTCTCCTTAGACCCAGCCCAGCACGGGGACGCTGACTTCAGCCCACAGTGTGAGGCTCGGCCTG ACATGCCCTCCAGCCAACCCATCGACATCCCGGATGCCAAGAAGAGAGGCCGGAAAAAGAAGCGCTGTCGGGCTACAGACAGCTTCTCAGGCAGGTTTGAAG ATGTCTACCAGCTGCAGGAGGATGTGCTGGGGGAAGGTGCCCATGCCCGCGTGCAGACCTGTGTCAATCTGATCACCAACCAGGAGTATGCTGTCAAG ATCATTGAGAAGCAGCTGGGCCACATCCGCAGTAGGGTGTTCCGGGAGGTGGAGATGCTGTACCAGTGCCAGGGGCACAG GAATGTTCTAGAGCTGATTGAGTTCTTTGAGGAGGAGGACCGCTTCTACCTGGTGTTTGAGAAGATGCGTGGAG GGTCCATCCTGAGCCACATCCACAGAAGGCGCCACTTTAACGAGCTGGAGGCCAGCGTGGTGGTGCAGGACGTGGCCAGTGCTCTGGACTTCCTGCATAACAAAG GCATCGCCCACAGGGACCTGAAGCCAGAGAACATTCTGTGTGAGCACCCCAATCAG GTCTCGCCGGTGAAGATCTGCGATTTTGACCTTGGCAGTGGCATCAAACTCAACGGAGACTGTTCGCCCATCTCCACCCCAGAGCTTCTCACCCCG TGTGGGTCAGCCGAGTACATGGCCCCAGAGGTGGTGGAGGCCTTCAGTGAGGAGGCCAGCATCTACGACAAGCGCTGCGACCTGTGGAGCCTGGGCGTCATCCTCTACATCTTGCTCAGCGGCTACCCGCCCTTCGTGGGCCACTGTGGCAGCGACTGTGGCTGGGACCGTGGGGAGGCCTGCCCTGCCTGCCAG aacatGCTGTTCGAGAGCATCCAGGAGGGGAAGTATGAGTTCCCCGACAAGGACTGGGCCCACATCTCCCTCGCTGCCAAAGACCTCATCTCCAAGCTGCTGGTCCGAGATGCCAAGCAGCGGCTGAGTGCTGCCCAAGTCCTGCAGCACCCCTGGGTGCAGGGG TGCGCCCCAGAGAACACCCTGCCGACACCCTTGGTTCTGCAGAG GAACAGCTGTGCCAAAGACCTCACGTCCTTCGCGGCTGAGGCCATTGCCATGAACCGGCAGCTGGCCCAGTGCGAGGAGGACGCTGGGCAGGACCAGCCCGTGGTCATACGAGCTACCTCACGCTGCCTGCAGTTGTCCCCACCCTCCCAGTCCAAGCTGGCCCAGCGGCGCCAGAGGGCTAGCTTGTCAGCCAACCCTGTGGTCCTTGTGGGGGATCGCGCATGA
- the Mob3a gene encoding MOB kinase activator 3A, whose translation MSNPFLKQVFNKDKTFRPKRKFEPGTQRFELHKRAQASLNAGLDLRLAVQLPPGEDLNDWVAVHVVDFFNRINLIYGTISDGCTEQSCPVMSGGPKYEYRWQDEQRFRKPTALSAPRYMDLLMDWIEVQINNEDIFPTSVGTPFPKNFLQAVRKILSRLFRVFVHVYIHHFDRIAHMGSEAHVNTCYKHFYYFVTEFSLIDPKELEPLKEMTSRMCH comes from the exons ATGTCAAACCCGTTCCTCAAGCAAGTGTTCAACAAGGACAAGACGTTCAGGCCCAAGCGCAAGTTTGAGCCCGGCACGCAGCGCTTTGAGCTCCACAAGCGTGCGCAGGCGTCACTGAACGCAGGGCTGGACCTGCGGCTGGCTGTGCAGCTGCCCCCAGGTGAGGACCTCAACGACTGGGTGGCCGTGCATGTGGTGGACTTCTTCAACCGCATCAACCTCATCTACGGCACCATCAGCGACGGCTGCACGGAGCAGTCATGCCCGGTCATGTCCGGGGGCCCCAAGTACGAGTACCGCTGGCAGGACGAGCAGCGCTTCCGGAAGCCCACGGCGCTGTCCGCGCCCCGCTACATGGACCTGCTCATGGACTGGATCGAGGTGCAGATCAACAATGAAGACATCTTCCCCACCAGTGTCG gcACACCATTCCCCAAGAACTTCCTGCAGGCAGTGCGCAAGATCCTGTCGCGGCTGTTCCGCGTGTTCGTGCACGTGTACATCCACCACTTCGACCGCATCGCACACATGGGCTCTGAGGCGCATGTGAACACCTGCTACAAGCACTTCTACTACTTTGTCACCGAGTTCAGCCTCATTGACCCCAAGGAGCTGGAGCCCCTG AAGGAGATGACGTCACGAATGTGTCACTGA